In a single window of the Jaculus jaculus isolate mJacJac1 chromosome 9, mJacJac1.mat.Y.cur, whole genome shotgun sequence genome:
- the Git1 gene encoding ARF GTPase-activating protein GIT1 isoform X1, translating to MSRKGPRAEVCADCSAPDPGWASISRGVLVCDECCSVHRSLGRHISIVKHLRHSAWPPTLLQMVHTLASNGANSIWEHSLLDPAQVQSGRRKANPQDKVHPIKSEFIRAKYQMLAFVHKLPCRDDDGVTAKDLSKQLHSSVRTGNLETCLRLLSLGAQANFFHPEKGTTPLHVAAKAGQTLQAELLVVYGADPGSPDVNGRTPIDYARQAGHHELAERLVECQYELTDRLAFYLCGRKPDHKNGHYIIPQMADRSRHKCMSQSLDLSELAKAAKKKLQALSNRLFEELAMDVYDEVDRRENDAVWLATQNHSTLVTERSAVPFLPVNPEYSATRNQGRQKLARFNAREFATLIIDILSEAKRRQQGKSLSSPTDNLELSARSQSDLDDQHDYDSVASDEDTDQEPLISAGTTRNNRARSMDSSDLSDGAVALQEYLELKKALATSEAKVQQLMKVNSSLSDELRRLQREIHKLQAENLQLRQPPGPVPTPPLPSERAEHTAMGPGGSTHRRDRQAFSMYEPGSVLKPFAGAPGDELSTRLQPFHSTELEDDAIYSVHVPAGLYRIRKGVSASSVPFTPSSPLLSCSQEGSRHTSKLSRHGSGTDSDYENTQSGDPLLGLEGKRFLELGKEDELHPELESLDGDLDPGLPSTEDVILKTEQVTKNIQELLRAAQEFKHDSFVPCSEKIHLAVTEMASLFPKRPALEPVRSSLRLLNASAYRLQSECRKTVPPEPGAPVDFQLLTQQVIQCAYDIAKAAKQLVTITTREKKQ from the exons ACCCTGGCTGGGCATCTATCAGCAGGGGTGTGCTGGTGTGTGACGAGTGCTGCAGCGTGCACCGGAGCTTGGGACGTCACATCTCCATTGTCAAGCACCTTCGCCACAGCGCCTGGCCTCCCACACTGCTGCAG ATGGTGCACACACTCGCCAGCAACGGGGCCAACTCCATCTGGGAGCACTCCCTGCTGGACCCTGCACAAGTGCAAAGTGGCCGGCGTAAAGCCAACCCCCAAGACAAAGTGCA TCCCATCAAGTCCGAGTTCATCAGGGCCAAGTACCAGATGCTGGCGTTTGTGCACAAGCTTCCCTGCCGGGATGATGATGGGGTCACTGCCAAGGACCTCAGCAAG CAATTGCACTCAAGTGTGCGGACAGGCAACTTGGAGACATGTCTACGCCTGCTGTCCCTGGGTGCccaggccaacttcttccaccCAGAGAAGGGCACCACCCCTCTGCATGTGGCTGCCAAGGCAGGACAGACACTGCAGGCTGAATTGCTGGTGGTATATGGGGCTGACCCCGGCTCTCCTGATGTCAATGGCCGCACACCCATCGACTATGCCAG GCAGGCGGGGCACCATGAACTGGCAGAAAGGCTAGTCGAGTGCCAGTACGAGCTCACAGACCGATTGGCCTTCTACCTCTGTGGACGCAAGCCGG atCACAAGAATGGGCATTACATCATCCCACAGATGGCTGACAG ATCTCGGCACAAGTGCATGTCTCAGAG CCTGGATCTGTCTGAGTTGGCCAAAGCTGCCAAGAAGAAGCTGCAAGCG CTCAGCAACCGACTTTTTGAGGAACTTGCCATGGATGTGTACGATGAGGTGGATCGGAGAGAAAATGACGCTG tGTGGCTGGCTACCCAAAACCACAGCACCCTGGTGACAGAGCGCAGCGCTGTACCCTTCCTGCCAGTTAACCCCGAATACTCAGCCACACGGAATCAG GGACGACAGAAGTTGGCCCGTTTTAATGCCCGAGAGTTTGCCACGTTGATCATCGACATTCTCAGTGAGGCCAAGCGGAGGCAGCAGGGCAAGAGTCTGAGCAGCCCCACAG ACAACCTCGAGCTGTCTGCACGGAGCCAAAGTGACCTTGATGATCAGCACGACTACGACAGTGTGGCGTCTGACGAAGACACAGACCAGGAACCCTTGATCAGTGCCGGCACCACTCGGAACAACCGTGCCAGG AGCATGGACTCCTCAGATTTGTCTGATGGGGCCGTAGCGCTTCAGGAGTACTTGGAGCTGAAGAAGGCCCTGGCTACCTCTGAGGCCAAAGTGCAGCAGCTCATGAAGGTCAACAGTAGCTTAAGTGATGAGCTCCGGAGGCTGCAGAGGGAG ATCCACAAACTGCAGGCAGAGAACCTGCAGCTCCGGCAGCCACCAGGACCAGTACCCACACCCCCGCTCCCCAGTGAACGGGCAGAACACACAGCCATGGGGCCCGGTGGAAGTACACACCGAAGGGACCGCCAGGCCTTCTCCATGTATGAGCCAGGCTCTGTCCTGAAGCCCTTCGCAGGCGCACCCGGGGATGAGCTCAGCACTCGGCTCCAGCCTTTCCACAGCACT GAGCTGGAGGACGATGCCATCTATTCAGTGCATGTCCCAGCTGGCCTTTACCGG ATCCGGAAGGGGGTGTCTGCCTCTTCTGTGCCCTTCACTCCCTCCTCACCACTGCTGTCTTGTTCCCAGGAAGGAAGCCGCCACACG AGCAAGCTTTCCCGCCATGGCAGTGGCACAGACAGTGATTATGAGAACACGCAGAGTGGAGACCCACTGCTTGG GCTGGAAGGAAAGCGATTCCTAGAACTAGGCAAGGAGGATGAGCTCCACCCTGAGCTAGAAAGCCTGGATGGAGACCTGGACCCCGGGCTGCCCAGCACTGAGGACGTCATCCTGAAGACAGAGCAGGTCACCAAGAATATTCAGGAGCTGTTGCGGGCAGCCCAGGAATTCAAACATGACAG CTTTGTGCCCTGTTCCGAGAAAATCCATTTGGCTGTGACTGAGATGGCCTCTCTCTTCCCAAAG AGGCCAGCCCTGGAGCCCGTGCGCAGCTCACTGCGGCTGCTCAACGCCAGCGCCTACCGGCTGCAGAGTGAGTGCCGGAAGACAGTGCCCCCAGAACCTGGTGCCCCTGTGGACTTCCAGCTGCTGACTCAGCAGGTGATCCAGTGCGCCTATGACATTGCCAAGGCGGCTAAACAGCTGGTCACCATCACCACCCGAGAGAAGAAGCAGTGA
- the Git1 gene encoding ARF GTPase-activating protein GIT1 isoform X3, whose protein sequence is MDPGWASISRGVLVCDECCSVHRSLGRHISIVKHLRHSAWPPTLLQMVHTLASNGANSIWEHSLLDPAQVQSGRRKANPQDKVHPIKSEFIRAKYQMLAFVHKLPCRDDDGVTAKDLSKQLHSSVRTGNLETCLRLLSLGAQANFFHPEKGTTPLHVAAKAGQTLQAELLVVYGADPGSPDVNGRTPIDYARQAGHHELAERLVECQYELTDRLAFYLCGRKPDHKNGHYIIPQMADRSRHKCMSQSLDLSELAKAAKKKLQALSNRLFEELAMDVYDEVDRRENDAVWLATQNHSTLVTERSAVPFLPVNPEYSATRNQGRQKLARFNAREFATLIIDILSEAKRRQQGKSLSSPTDNLELSARSQSDLDDQHDYDSVASDEDTDQEPLISAGTTRNNRARSMDSSDLSDGAVALQEYLELKKALATSEAKVQQLMKVNSSLSDELRRLQREIHKLQAENLQLRQPPGPVPTPPLPSERAEHTAMGPGGSTHRRDRQAFSMYEPGSVLKPFAGAPGDELSTRLQPFHSTELEDDAIYSVHVPAGLYRIRKGVSASSVPFTPSSPLLSCSQEGSRHTSKLSRHGSGTDSDYENTQSGDPLLGLEGKRFLELGKEDELHPELESLDGDLDPGLPSTEDVILKTEQVTKNIQELLRAAQEFKHDSFVPCSEKIHLAVTEMASLFPKRPALEPVRSSLRLLNASAYRLQSECRKTVPPEPGAPVDFQLLTQQVIQCAYDIAKAAKQLVTITTREKKQ, encoded by the exons ACCCTGGCTGGGCATCTATCAGCAGGGGTGTGCTGGTGTGTGACGAGTGCTGCAGCGTGCACCGGAGCTTGGGACGTCACATCTCCATTGTCAAGCACCTTCGCCACAGCGCCTGGCCTCCCACACTGCTGCAG ATGGTGCACACACTCGCCAGCAACGGGGCCAACTCCATCTGGGAGCACTCCCTGCTGGACCCTGCACAAGTGCAAAGTGGCCGGCGTAAAGCCAACCCCCAAGACAAAGTGCA TCCCATCAAGTCCGAGTTCATCAGGGCCAAGTACCAGATGCTGGCGTTTGTGCACAAGCTTCCCTGCCGGGATGATGATGGGGTCACTGCCAAGGACCTCAGCAAG CAATTGCACTCAAGTGTGCGGACAGGCAACTTGGAGACATGTCTACGCCTGCTGTCCCTGGGTGCccaggccaacttcttccaccCAGAGAAGGGCACCACCCCTCTGCATGTGGCTGCCAAGGCAGGACAGACACTGCAGGCTGAATTGCTGGTGGTATATGGGGCTGACCCCGGCTCTCCTGATGTCAATGGCCGCACACCCATCGACTATGCCAG GCAGGCGGGGCACCATGAACTGGCAGAAAGGCTAGTCGAGTGCCAGTACGAGCTCACAGACCGATTGGCCTTCTACCTCTGTGGACGCAAGCCGG atCACAAGAATGGGCATTACATCATCCCACAGATGGCTGACAG ATCTCGGCACAAGTGCATGTCTCAGAG CCTGGATCTGTCTGAGTTGGCCAAAGCTGCCAAGAAGAAGCTGCAAGCG CTCAGCAACCGACTTTTTGAGGAACTTGCCATGGATGTGTACGATGAGGTGGATCGGAGAGAAAATGACGCTG tGTGGCTGGCTACCCAAAACCACAGCACCCTGGTGACAGAGCGCAGCGCTGTACCCTTCCTGCCAGTTAACCCCGAATACTCAGCCACACGGAATCAG GGACGACAGAAGTTGGCCCGTTTTAATGCCCGAGAGTTTGCCACGTTGATCATCGACATTCTCAGTGAGGCCAAGCGGAGGCAGCAGGGCAAGAGTCTGAGCAGCCCCACAG ACAACCTCGAGCTGTCTGCACGGAGCCAAAGTGACCTTGATGATCAGCACGACTACGACAGTGTGGCGTCTGACGAAGACACAGACCAGGAACCCTTGATCAGTGCCGGCACCACTCGGAACAACCGTGCCAGG AGCATGGACTCCTCAGATTTGTCTGATGGGGCCGTAGCGCTTCAGGAGTACTTGGAGCTGAAGAAGGCCCTGGCTACCTCTGAGGCCAAAGTGCAGCAGCTCATGAAGGTCAACAGTAGCTTAAGTGATGAGCTCCGGAGGCTGCAGAGGGAG ATCCACAAACTGCAGGCAGAGAACCTGCAGCTCCGGCAGCCACCAGGACCAGTACCCACACCCCCGCTCCCCAGTGAACGGGCAGAACACACAGCCATGGGGCCCGGTGGAAGTACACACCGAAGGGACCGCCAGGCCTTCTCCATGTATGAGCCAGGCTCTGTCCTGAAGCCCTTCGCAGGCGCACCCGGGGATGAGCTCAGCACTCGGCTCCAGCCTTTCCACAGCACT GAGCTGGAGGACGATGCCATCTATTCAGTGCATGTCCCAGCTGGCCTTTACCGG ATCCGGAAGGGGGTGTCTGCCTCTTCTGTGCCCTTCACTCCCTCCTCACCACTGCTGTCTTGTTCCCAGGAAGGAAGCCGCCACACG AGCAAGCTTTCCCGCCATGGCAGTGGCACAGACAGTGATTATGAGAACACGCAGAGTGGAGACCCACTGCTTGG GCTGGAAGGAAAGCGATTCCTAGAACTAGGCAAGGAGGATGAGCTCCACCCTGAGCTAGAAAGCCTGGATGGAGACCTGGACCCCGGGCTGCCCAGCACTGAGGACGTCATCCTGAAGACAGAGCAGGTCACCAAGAATATTCAGGAGCTGTTGCGGGCAGCCCAGGAATTCAAACATGACAG CTTTGTGCCCTGTTCCGAGAAAATCCATTTGGCTGTGACTGAGATGGCCTCTCTCTTCCCAAAG AGGCCAGCCCTGGAGCCCGTGCGCAGCTCACTGCGGCTGCTCAACGCCAGCGCCTACCGGCTGCAGAGTGAGTGCCGGAAGACAGTGCCCCCAGAACCTGGTGCCCCTGTGGACTTCCAGCTGCTGACTCAGCAGGTGATCCAGTGCGCCTATGACATTGCCAAGGCGGCTAAACAGCTGGTCACCATCACCACCCGAGAGAAGAAGCAGTGA
- the Git1 gene encoding ARF GTPase-activating protein GIT1 isoform X2, which yields MSRKGPRAEVCADCSAPDPGWASISRGVLVCDECCSVHRSLGRHISIVKHLRHSAWPPTLLQMVHTLASNGANSIWEHSLLDPAQVQSGRRKANPQDKVHPIKSEFIRAKYQMLAFVHKLPCRDDDGVTAKDLSKQLHSSVRTGNLETCLRLLSLGAQANFFHPEKGTTPLHVAAKAGQTLQAELLVVYGADPGSPDVNGRTPIDYARQAGHHELAERLVECQYELTDRLAFYLCGRKPDHKNGHYIIPQMADSLDLSELAKAAKKKLQALSNRLFEELAMDVYDEVDRRENDAVWLATQNHSTLVTERSAVPFLPVNPEYSATRNQGRQKLARFNAREFATLIIDILSEAKRRQQGKSLSSPTDNLELSARSQSDLDDQHDYDSVASDEDTDQEPLISAGTTRNNRARSMDSSDLSDGAVALQEYLELKKALATSEAKVQQLMKVNSSLSDELRRLQREIHKLQAENLQLRQPPGPVPTPPLPSERAEHTAMGPGGSTHRRDRQAFSMYEPGSVLKPFAGAPGDELSTRLQPFHSTELEDDAIYSVHVPAGLYRIRKGVSASSVPFTPSSPLLSCSQEGSRHTSKLSRHGSGTDSDYENTQSGDPLLGLEGKRFLELGKEDELHPELESLDGDLDPGLPSTEDVILKTEQVTKNIQELLRAAQEFKHDSFVPCSEKIHLAVTEMASLFPKRPALEPVRSSLRLLNASAYRLQSECRKTVPPEPGAPVDFQLLTQQVIQCAYDIAKAAKQLVTITTREKKQ from the exons ACCCTGGCTGGGCATCTATCAGCAGGGGTGTGCTGGTGTGTGACGAGTGCTGCAGCGTGCACCGGAGCTTGGGACGTCACATCTCCATTGTCAAGCACCTTCGCCACAGCGCCTGGCCTCCCACACTGCTGCAG ATGGTGCACACACTCGCCAGCAACGGGGCCAACTCCATCTGGGAGCACTCCCTGCTGGACCCTGCACAAGTGCAAAGTGGCCGGCGTAAAGCCAACCCCCAAGACAAAGTGCA TCCCATCAAGTCCGAGTTCATCAGGGCCAAGTACCAGATGCTGGCGTTTGTGCACAAGCTTCCCTGCCGGGATGATGATGGGGTCACTGCCAAGGACCTCAGCAAG CAATTGCACTCAAGTGTGCGGACAGGCAACTTGGAGACATGTCTACGCCTGCTGTCCCTGGGTGCccaggccaacttcttccaccCAGAGAAGGGCACCACCCCTCTGCATGTGGCTGCCAAGGCAGGACAGACACTGCAGGCTGAATTGCTGGTGGTATATGGGGCTGACCCCGGCTCTCCTGATGTCAATGGCCGCACACCCATCGACTATGCCAG GCAGGCGGGGCACCATGAACTGGCAGAAAGGCTAGTCGAGTGCCAGTACGAGCTCACAGACCGATTGGCCTTCTACCTCTGTGGACGCAAGCCGG atCACAAGAATGGGCATTACATCATCCCACAGATGGCTGACAG CCTGGATCTGTCTGAGTTGGCCAAAGCTGCCAAGAAGAAGCTGCAAGCG CTCAGCAACCGACTTTTTGAGGAACTTGCCATGGATGTGTACGATGAGGTGGATCGGAGAGAAAATGACGCTG tGTGGCTGGCTACCCAAAACCACAGCACCCTGGTGACAGAGCGCAGCGCTGTACCCTTCCTGCCAGTTAACCCCGAATACTCAGCCACACGGAATCAG GGACGACAGAAGTTGGCCCGTTTTAATGCCCGAGAGTTTGCCACGTTGATCATCGACATTCTCAGTGAGGCCAAGCGGAGGCAGCAGGGCAAGAGTCTGAGCAGCCCCACAG ACAACCTCGAGCTGTCTGCACGGAGCCAAAGTGACCTTGATGATCAGCACGACTACGACAGTGTGGCGTCTGACGAAGACACAGACCAGGAACCCTTGATCAGTGCCGGCACCACTCGGAACAACCGTGCCAGG AGCATGGACTCCTCAGATTTGTCTGATGGGGCCGTAGCGCTTCAGGAGTACTTGGAGCTGAAGAAGGCCCTGGCTACCTCTGAGGCCAAAGTGCAGCAGCTCATGAAGGTCAACAGTAGCTTAAGTGATGAGCTCCGGAGGCTGCAGAGGGAG ATCCACAAACTGCAGGCAGAGAACCTGCAGCTCCGGCAGCCACCAGGACCAGTACCCACACCCCCGCTCCCCAGTGAACGGGCAGAACACACAGCCATGGGGCCCGGTGGAAGTACACACCGAAGGGACCGCCAGGCCTTCTCCATGTATGAGCCAGGCTCTGTCCTGAAGCCCTTCGCAGGCGCACCCGGGGATGAGCTCAGCACTCGGCTCCAGCCTTTCCACAGCACT GAGCTGGAGGACGATGCCATCTATTCAGTGCATGTCCCAGCTGGCCTTTACCGG ATCCGGAAGGGGGTGTCTGCCTCTTCTGTGCCCTTCACTCCCTCCTCACCACTGCTGTCTTGTTCCCAGGAAGGAAGCCGCCACACG AGCAAGCTTTCCCGCCATGGCAGTGGCACAGACAGTGATTATGAGAACACGCAGAGTGGAGACCCACTGCTTGG GCTGGAAGGAAAGCGATTCCTAGAACTAGGCAAGGAGGATGAGCTCCACCCTGAGCTAGAAAGCCTGGATGGAGACCTGGACCCCGGGCTGCCCAGCACTGAGGACGTCATCCTGAAGACAGAGCAGGTCACCAAGAATATTCAGGAGCTGTTGCGGGCAGCCCAGGAATTCAAACATGACAG CTTTGTGCCCTGTTCCGAGAAAATCCATTTGGCTGTGACTGAGATGGCCTCTCTCTTCCCAAAG AGGCCAGCCCTGGAGCCCGTGCGCAGCTCACTGCGGCTGCTCAACGCCAGCGCCTACCGGCTGCAGAGTGAGTGCCGGAAGACAGTGCCCCCAGAACCTGGTGCCCCTGTGGACTTCCAGCTGCTGACTCAGCAGGTGATCCAGTGCGCCTATGACATTGCCAAGGCGGCTAAACAGCTGGTCACCATCACCACCCGAGAGAAGAAGCAGTGA
- the Git1 gene encoding ARF GTPase-activating protein GIT1 isoform X4, which yields MVHTLASNGANSIWEHSLLDPAQVQSGRRKANPQDKVHPIKSEFIRAKYQMLAFVHKLPCRDDDGVTAKDLSKQLHSSVRTGNLETCLRLLSLGAQANFFHPEKGTTPLHVAAKAGQTLQAELLVVYGADPGSPDVNGRTPIDYARQAGHHELAERLVECQYELTDRLAFYLCGRKPDHKNGHYIIPQMADRSRHKCMSQSLDLSELAKAAKKKLQALSNRLFEELAMDVYDEVDRRENDAVWLATQNHSTLVTERSAVPFLPVNPEYSATRNQGRQKLARFNAREFATLIIDILSEAKRRQQGKSLSSPTDNLELSARSQSDLDDQHDYDSVASDEDTDQEPLISAGTTRNNRARSMDSSDLSDGAVALQEYLELKKALATSEAKVQQLMKVNSSLSDELRRLQREIHKLQAENLQLRQPPGPVPTPPLPSERAEHTAMGPGGSTHRRDRQAFSMYEPGSVLKPFAGAPGDELSTRLQPFHSTELEDDAIYSVHVPAGLYRIRKGVSASSVPFTPSSPLLSCSQEGSRHTSKLSRHGSGTDSDYENTQSGDPLLGLEGKRFLELGKEDELHPELESLDGDLDPGLPSTEDVILKTEQVTKNIQELLRAAQEFKHDSFVPCSEKIHLAVTEMASLFPKRPALEPVRSSLRLLNASAYRLQSECRKTVPPEPGAPVDFQLLTQQVIQCAYDIAKAAKQLVTITTREKKQ from the exons ATGGTGCACACACTCGCCAGCAACGGGGCCAACTCCATCTGGGAGCACTCCCTGCTGGACCCTGCACAAGTGCAAAGTGGCCGGCGTAAAGCCAACCCCCAAGACAAAGTGCA TCCCATCAAGTCCGAGTTCATCAGGGCCAAGTACCAGATGCTGGCGTTTGTGCACAAGCTTCCCTGCCGGGATGATGATGGGGTCACTGCCAAGGACCTCAGCAAG CAATTGCACTCAAGTGTGCGGACAGGCAACTTGGAGACATGTCTACGCCTGCTGTCCCTGGGTGCccaggccaacttcttccaccCAGAGAAGGGCACCACCCCTCTGCATGTGGCTGCCAAGGCAGGACAGACACTGCAGGCTGAATTGCTGGTGGTATATGGGGCTGACCCCGGCTCTCCTGATGTCAATGGCCGCACACCCATCGACTATGCCAG GCAGGCGGGGCACCATGAACTGGCAGAAAGGCTAGTCGAGTGCCAGTACGAGCTCACAGACCGATTGGCCTTCTACCTCTGTGGACGCAAGCCGG atCACAAGAATGGGCATTACATCATCCCACAGATGGCTGACAG ATCTCGGCACAAGTGCATGTCTCAGAG CCTGGATCTGTCTGAGTTGGCCAAAGCTGCCAAGAAGAAGCTGCAAGCG CTCAGCAACCGACTTTTTGAGGAACTTGCCATGGATGTGTACGATGAGGTGGATCGGAGAGAAAATGACGCTG tGTGGCTGGCTACCCAAAACCACAGCACCCTGGTGACAGAGCGCAGCGCTGTACCCTTCCTGCCAGTTAACCCCGAATACTCAGCCACACGGAATCAG GGACGACAGAAGTTGGCCCGTTTTAATGCCCGAGAGTTTGCCACGTTGATCATCGACATTCTCAGTGAGGCCAAGCGGAGGCAGCAGGGCAAGAGTCTGAGCAGCCCCACAG ACAACCTCGAGCTGTCTGCACGGAGCCAAAGTGACCTTGATGATCAGCACGACTACGACAGTGTGGCGTCTGACGAAGACACAGACCAGGAACCCTTGATCAGTGCCGGCACCACTCGGAACAACCGTGCCAGG AGCATGGACTCCTCAGATTTGTCTGATGGGGCCGTAGCGCTTCAGGAGTACTTGGAGCTGAAGAAGGCCCTGGCTACCTCTGAGGCCAAAGTGCAGCAGCTCATGAAGGTCAACAGTAGCTTAAGTGATGAGCTCCGGAGGCTGCAGAGGGAG ATCCACAAACTGCAGGCAGAGAACCTGCAGCTCCGGCAGCCACCAGGACCAGTACCCACACCCCCGCTCCCCAGTGAACGGGCAGAACACACAGCCATGGGGCCCGGTGGAAGTACACACCGAAGGGACCGCCAGGCCTTCTCCATGTATGAGCCAGGCTCTGTCCTGAAGCCCTTCGCAGGCGCACCCGGGGATGAGCTCAGCACTCGGCTCCAGCCTTTCCACAGCACT GAGCTGGAGGACGATGCCATCTATTCAGTGCATGTCCCAGCTGGCCTTTACCGG ATCCGGAAGGGGGTGTCTGCCTCTTCTGTGCCCTTCACTCCCTCCTCACCACTGCTGTCTTGTTCCCAGGAAGGAAGCCGCCACACG AGCAAGCTTTCCCGCCATGGCAGTGGCACAGACAGTGATTATGAGAACACGCAGAGTGGAGACCCACTGCTTGG GCTGGAAGGAAAGCGATTCCTAGAACTAGGCAAGGAGGATGAGCTCCACCCTGAGCTAGAAAGCCTGGATGGAGACCTGGACCCCGGGCTGCCCAGCACTGAGGACGTCATCCTGAAGACAGAGCAGGTCACCAAGAATATTCAGGAGCTGTTGCGGGCAGCCCAGGAATTCAAACATGACAG CTTTGTGCCCTGTTCCGAGAAAATCCATTTGGCTGTGACTGAGATGGCCTCTCTCTTCCCAAAG AGGCCAGCCCTGGAGCCCGTGCGCAGCTCACTGCGGCTGCTCAACGCCAGCGCCTACCGGCTGCAGAGTGAGTGCCGGAAGACAGTGCCCCCAGAACCTGGTGCCCCTGTGGACTTCCAGCTGCTGACTCAGCAGGTGATCCAGTGCGCCTATGACATTGCCAAGGCGGCTAAACAGCTGGTCACCATCACCACCCGAGAGAAGAAGCAGTGA